The proteins below are encoded in one region of Ursus arctos isolate Adak ecotype North America unplaced genomic scaffold, UrsArc2.0 scaffold_24, whole genome shotgun sequence:
- the LOC113269197 gene encoding putative olfactory receptor 3A4, which yields MDLGASENDSIVTEFVLLGLTEAPALQPILFIIFLLAYVATVGGNVSILAAILAEPKLHTPMYFFLGNLSLLDVGSISVTVPAMLRRLMSNNRSISYSACLSQLFCFHLLAGADCFLLTAMAYDRYLAICQPLTYSTRMSWGIQQALVGMSCVFSFTNALTQTVALSTLKFCGPHVINHFYCDLPQLFQVSCSSTQLNELLLFIAAAFMGVAPLVLITVSYAHVAAAVLRIRSAEGRKKAFSTCGSHLTVVGIFYGTGVFSYMRLGSVEASEKDKGIGILNTVISPMLNPLIYSFRNPDVQGALRRVFTGRRPSE from the coding sequence ATGGATCTGGGGGCTTCAGAAAATGATTCCATTGTCACTGAGTTTGTGCTGCTCGGCCTAACAGAGGCTCCAGCTCTACAGCCCATCCTCTTCATCATCTTCCTTCTCGCTTATGTAGCTACTGTTGGGGGCAACGTCAGCATCCTGGCTGCCATCCTCGCTGAACCCAaactccacacccccatgtacttctttctgGGGAACTTGTCCCTGCTGGATGTCGGGAGCATCAGTGTCACTGTCCCTGCCATGCTGAGGCGCCTCATGTCCAATAACAGAAGCATTTCCTACAGcgcctgcctctcccagctcttcTGCTTCCACCTCCTGGCAGGAGCGGACTGCTTCCTGCTGACagccatggcctatgaccgctatctGGCCATCTGTCAGCCCCTCACCTACAGCACCCGCATGAGCTGGGGAATCCAGCAAGCACTAGTGGGCATGTCATGTGTCTTTTCCTTCACCAATGCACTGACTCAAACTGTTGCCTTATCTACTCTTAAGTTCTGTGGCCCCCATGTGATCAATCACTTCTACTGTGACCTCCCACAGCTCTTCCAGGTCTCCTGCTCCAGCACCCAGCTCAACGAGCTGCTGCTTTTTATAGCAGCAGCCTTCATGGGTGTGGCCCCCTTGGTCCTCATCACTGTGTCCTATGCACATGTGGCAGCTGCAGTCCTACGAATCCGCTCTGCTGAGGGCAGAAAGAAAGCTTTCTCCACATGTGGCTCCCACCTCACTGTGGTGGGCATATTCTATGGGACAGGTGTCTTCAGCTACATGAGGCTGGGCTCAGTGGAGGCTTCAGAGAAGGACAAAGGGATTGGCATCCTCAACACTGTCATCAGCCCCATGCTGAACCCTCTCATCTACAGCTTCCGGAACCCTGATGTGCAGGGTGCCCTGCGGCGGGTGTTCACAGGCAGACGGCCTTCGGAGTGA
- the LOC113268838 gene encoding olfactory receptor 139, with product MEPGAWGNRTTVTEFILLGLTENITLQPILFVVFLFAYVVTIGGNLSILAAIFVEPKLHTPMYYFLGNLSLLDIGCVTVTVPPMLACLLAHQCRVPYAACISQLFFFHLLAGVDCHLLTAMAYDRYLAICQPLTYSTRMSREVQGALVAICCTVSFINALTHTVAVSVLDFCGPNVVNHFYCDLPPLFQLSCSSTHLNGQLLFVGATFMGVFPMILISVSYAHVTAAVLRIRSAEGRKKAFSTCGSHLTVVCIFYGTGFFSYMRLGSVSASDKDKGIGILNTILSPMLNPVIYSLRNPDVQGALKRVLMGKRPPE from the coding sequence ATGGAGCCAGGTGCCTGGGGGAACAGGACAACTGTCACTGAGTTCATCCTTCTTGGCCTCACAGAAAACATAACACTGCAACCCATCCTTTTTGTCGTCTTCCTCTTTGCCTATGTAGTCACCATCGGAGGCAACCTTAGCATCCTGGCTGCCATCTTTGTGGAGCCCAAactccacacacccatgtactaCTTCCTGGGGAATCTGTCTCTGCTGGACATTGGATGTGTCACTGTCACTGTCCCTCCAATGCTAGCATGTCTCCTGGCCCACCAGTGCAGAGTCCCCTATGCTGCCTGCATTTCACAgctcttctttttccatctccTGGCTGGTGTGGACTGTCACCTCCTGACGGCCATGGCCTACGACCGCTACCTGGCCATCTGCCAGCCCCTCACCTACAGCACCCGCATGAGCCGGGAAGTCCAGGGAGCCCTGGTGGCCATTTGCTGCACCGTCTCTTTTATCAACGCTCTCACTCACACAGTGGCTGTATCTGTGCTTGACTTCTGTGGCCCTAATGTGGTCAACCACTTCTACTGCGACCTCCCACCCCTTTTCCAGCTCTCCTGCTCCAGCACCCACCTCAATGGGCAGCTGCTTTTTGTGGGGGCCACGTTCATGGGGGTGTTCCCCATGATCCTCATCTCAGTGTCCTATGCCCACGTCACAGCTGCAGTGCTACGAATCCGTTCggcagaggggaggaagaaggcctTCTCCACGTGTGGCTCCCACCTCACTGTGGTCTGTATCTTTTATGGAACTGGCTTCTTCAGTTACATGCGTCTGGGCTCGGTGTCAGCGTCAGATAAGGACAAGGGGATTGGGATCCTCAATACTATCCTTAGCCCCATGCTGAACCCGGTCATCTACAGCCTCCGGAACCCTGATGTGCAGGGTGCCCTGAAACGGGTGCTGATGGGGAAGCGGCCACCTGAATGA